The Pseudomonas sp. S06B 330 genome contains the following window.
GCCAGGGCAAAGCCCCAGGAATGACCGAGCCAGTTGCCGATCAGGAAGCCGATCTGACTGACCAGAATGAAGGGCAGCCAATCCTGTACCACCGGCAGCCACTTATCACGGCGCGGGATCGCCGAGCGGCCCTGGTTGATGCGCTGGTACAGGGCTTCGGCGCGACGTACCTGCTCGGCGGTGGGCTTGACCCGAACCGACTCATAGCCGACTACCTGGTTGCTCTCGAACACCGGGGTAACGTAGGCGTTGACCCAATAGTGATCGCCGCTTTTGCAGCGATTCTTGACGATACCCATCCATGGCAAGCCTTGCTTGAGCGTGCCCCACATGTGCGCGAACACCGCTGGTGGCACATCGGGATGGCGCACCAGGTTGTGCGGCGCGCGCATCAGCTCCTCGCGGGAGAAACCGCTGATTTCGACGAACGCATCGTTGCAATAGGTGATGACACCCTTGGTATCGGTGGTCGAGATCAAGCGTTGTTGAGCAGGGAAAGTCCGTTCGCGCTGGGTAATCGGCTGGTTGTTACGCATTAGCTGTTCAATCCGCAAGGCTTTCGAGGGTTATCGGCAGCGTGAGGGGTTTGTTGAATGAATATTTGCGCTGCTTGATCTGCCGCAAGGATCCAAATTCTGGGCTGCGCTATGGCGTTTGCGCAAAGTTGGCTACTTTAGCAACTATATTTCAGATTTTTGACACAGTAGTCAGCAGGTGACCACCTGTCCATCCAGGCCTCGACCTGATGAAGCCCGGCCATAAAGGCCGGGCCGCTCCTTCAGGATGCGATCAATTGCCGCAGCACGTAATGCAGAATGCCGCCTGCCTTGAAGTACTCCACTTCATTGAGGGTATCGATTCGGCACAGTACGTCGATCTGGTCCTGACGTCCGTCCTGGCGGCTGATCATCAGGGTCAGTTGCATATGCGGCTGGATTTTGGCGTTGCTCAAGCCAAGGATATCGATGTGTTCGCTGCCATCTAACCCCAGGGTTTTGCGCGTTTGCCCGGCGCTGAACTGCAACGGTAACACGCCCATGCCCACCAGATTGGAGCGGTGGATACGCTCGAAGCTTTCCGCCAGTACCGCTTTGATGCCCAGTAGGTTGGTGCCTTTGGCTGCCCAGTCGCGGCTGGAGCCGGTGCCGTACTCCTGGCCGGCAATTACCACCAGAGGCGTGCCGTCGGCCTGATAGCGCATAGCCGCATCGTAGATCGCCAGCTTCTCACCGCTGGGGATATAGAGGGTGTTGCCACCTTCTTCGCCGCCGAGCATTTCGTTGCGGATGCGGATATTGGCGAATGTGCCGCGCATCATCACTTCGTGGTTGCCGCGGCGCGAGCCGTAGGAGTTGAAGTCGCGAGGTTCCACGCCTTTATCGCGCAGGTAACGCCCGGCCGGGCTGTCGGCCTTGATGTTGCCGGCCGGTGAGATGTGGTCGGTGGTCACCGAGTCGCCAAGCAGGGCCAGTATCCGGGCGCCGTGAATGTCGTTGATGACCGGCAGCGGGCCGGTGATGTCATCGAAGAACGGCGGGTGCTGGATATAGGTGGAGTCATCTTGCCAAACGTAGGTGGCCGCTTGCGGCACTTCGATCGCTTGCCATTGGGCGTCACCGGCGAAGACCTCGGCGTATTCCTTGTGGAACATTGCGGTGTCGACGTTGGCAACGGCGACCGCAATTTCCTGCTGGCTCGGCCAGATGTCACGCAGGTACACCGGTTTGCCGTCGTTACCCATACCCAGCGGTTCGCTACTCAGGTCCAGGCGTACACTGCCGGCCAGTGCATAGGCAACTACCAGTGGCGGTGAGGCCAGCCAGTTGGTTTTCACCAGGGGGTGTACACGGCCCTCGAAGTTGCGGTTGCCCGAGAGCACAGAGGCCACGGTCAGGTCCGCGCCGGTAATGGCCTTTTCGATCACTTCATCCAGGGGGCCGGAGTTGCCAATGCAGGTGGTGCAGCCGTAGCCGACCAGATCGAAGCCGAGGGCGTCGAGGTAAGGGGTCAGGCCTGCGGCCTTGTAGTAGTCAGTCACCACTTTGGAGCCGGGCGCCAGCGAGCTCTTGACCCAAGGTTTGCGTTTCAAGCCTTTCTCGACCGCTTTCTTCGCCACCAGGCCGGCCGCCATCATCACACTGGGGTTGGAGGTGTTTGTGCAGGACGTAATGGCCGCGATCACCACCGCGCCATCGCGTAACTGATGGC
Protein-coding sequences here:
- the acnA gene encoding aconitate hydratase AcnA, with amino-acid sequence MPSLDSLKTLKSLTVADRPYHYFSLTEAAKSLGDLQRLPMSLKVLLENLLRWEDNKTVTRDDLSALADWLKERRSDREIQYRPARVLMQDFTGVPAVVDLAAMRAAMAKAGGDPQRINPLSPVDLVIDHSVMVDRYASQEAFAQNVDIEMQRNGERYAFLRWGQNAFDNFSVVPPGTGICHQVNLEYLGRTVWTREEDGRTYAFPDTLVGTDSHTTMINGLGVLGWGVGGIEAEAAMLGQPVSMLIPEVIGFKLTGKLREGITATDLVLTVTQMLRKKGVVGKFVEFYGDGLADLPLADRATIANMAPEYGATCGFFPVDQVTLDYLRLSGRPEATVKLVEAYCKEQGLWRLPGQEPAFTDTLALDMHEVEASLAGPKRPQDRVALSQVSQAFDSFLGLQLRASSKDVGRLESEGGGGVAVGNADQAGEVSYEHEGQSHQLRDGAVVIAAITSCTNTSNPSVMMAAGLVAKKAVEKGLKRKPWVKSSLAPGSKVVTDYYKAAGLTPYLDALGFDLVGYGCTTCIGNSGPLDEVIEKAITGADLTVASVLSGNRNFEGRVHPLVKTNWLASPPLVVAYALAGSVRLDLSSEPLGMGNDGKPVYLRDIWPSQQEIAVAVANVDTAMFHKEYAEVFAGDAQWQAIEVPQAATYVWQDDSTYIQHPPFFDDITGPLPVINDIHGARILALLGDSVTTDHISPAGNIKADSPAGRYLRDKGVEPRDFNSYGSRRGNHEVMMRGTFANIRIRNEMLGGEEGGNTLYIPSGEKLAIYDAAMRYQADGTPLVVIAGQEYGTGSSRDWAAKGTNLLGIKAVLAESFERIHRSNLVGMGVLPLQFSAGQTRKTLGLDGSEHIDILGLSNAKIQPHMQLTLMISRQDGRQDQIDVLCRIDTLNEVEYFKAGGILHYVLRQLIAS